In one Bacillus thuringiensis genomic region, the following are encoded:
- the thiT gene encoding energy-coupled thiamine transporter ThiT, with the protein MRNTNLQAMIESAILAAFAMIIDILPLSIKLPTGGSISFAMIPIFIIAYRWGFKSAFLGGLVWGLLQIVVGDAYILTPVQAFIEYFIAFAFIGFAGLFYRPIQKALLTSNENSLEQSNLGSRKDKPSSKQNQGKKVLAYIILATFIGSFARYFCHFIAGIIFWGQYAPKGQSAVLYSLIVNGSTMLGSFILCTVLLIFLFLTSPRLFKSINAYQINANKKGA; encoded by the coding sequence ATGCGTAACACCAATTTACAAGCGATGATCGAATCTGCTATTCTTGCAGCCTTCGCCATGATCATCGACATTTTACCATTATCAATTAAACTTCCAACAGGCGGTTCCATTTCATTTGCTATGATTCCTATTTTTATTATTGCTTACCGCTGGGGCTTTAAATCAGCTTTCTTAGGCGGTTTAGTTTGGGGACTATTACAAATTGTCGTGGGAGATGCTTACATTTTAACACCTGTTCAAGCATTCATTGAGTACTTCATTGCCTTTGCTTTTATTGGATTTGCTGGCTTATTCTATCGTCCAATTCAAAAAGCACTTTTAACATCTAATGAAAATAGCTTAGAACAATCAAATTTAGGTAGCCGTAAAGACAAACCTTCATCAAAACAAAACCAGGGTAAGAAAGTCCTTGCTTATATTATCCTTGCTACATTTATCGGTAGCTTTGCTCGCTATTTCTGCCACTTTATTGCTGGCATTATTTTCTGGGGACAATATGCACCGAAAGGTCAATCAGCTGTGTTATATTCATTAATCGTAAACGGCAGTACAATGCTCGGTTCTTTTATTTTATGTACAGTTTTACTTATATTTTTATTCCTTACTTCACCACGATTATTCAAAAGCATCAATGCTTATCAAATAAATGCAAACAAAAAGGGCGCTTAA
- a CDS encoding sensor histidine kinase, translating to MRKGIVLKLFTLTTALCMLILVTIFIGQTIFFKQYYANRKVEDIKVNLNSFEKSYLNYVGNAEEIKRLEQDFLRENNTWITTLDQNGNLKHADDFYFEVTIDRRQQKSFGQQIFKIPLYNLINIEEIDNKSSNAFLGQEIYFSGVKKDDNYIPFSFTLGKQNLSGSNKPLEKAFQEKMKLNEEKKRAAEEQLAKEKKPAVQKESAQELDAYIGGRVTKVQLPDVTGPINQIYKNSIFLDNIKEFQTDLLLKESKHIQYAIQTMDYEKNDIKYKLLIKPIKEKGGSVTYIYAMASLQPVDEAVQMVQDYYIYIIAFVVVLIFLASFYYSKQIAKPLLKINDTTKKIAHLDFTEKIPITSKDEIGDLSKNINVLSNKLHSHIGQLEEDIEKERKLEKTRKEFISGVSHELKTPLSIMKSCISILKDGVAEHKKEYYFQAMEREVDKMDTLILDMLELAKFESGTYKMKKDSFYIDTVIEDICEHLSVEIEKKELHVHKNICSFEVIANQGRIEQVIVNFITNAIRYTPNKEDIIISTIDEKDRIKVCIENKGTHIEEEQLDKIWDRFYRVDTARQRSQGGTGLGLAISKNILELHDAEYGVKNTENGVLFYFYLPKKA from the coding sequence ATGAGAAAAGGAATTGTACTAAAATTATTTACCCTCACAACAGCATTATGCATGTTAATTTTAGTGACGATATTTATTGGACAAACGATATTTTTTAAACAATATTATGCGAATCGAAAAGTAGAAGATATTAAAGTGAACTTAAATTCCTTTGAGAAGAGTTATTTGAATTATGTAGGAAATGCAGAAGAAATTAAGCGACTGGAGCAAGACTTTTTAAGAGAAAATAATACGTGGATTACGACATTAGATCAGAATGGGAATTTAAAACATGCGGATGATTTTTATTTTGAGGTAACGATAGATCGTAGGCAACAAAAGAGCTTTGGACAACAAATATTCAAAATTCCTTTATACAATCTCATCAATATAGAGGAGATTGATAATAAATCATCAAATGCATTTTTAGGGCAAGAAATTTATTTTTCTGGCGTGAAAAAAGATGATAATTATATTCCATTCTCTTTCACGTTAGGCAAGCAAAATTTAAGTGGATCTAATAAACCGTTAGAAAAAGCGTTTCAGGAGAAAATGAAATTAAATGAGGAGAAAAAGAGAGCAGCCGAAGAACAACTTGCTAAGGAAAAGAAACCAGCTGTCCAGAAAGAATCTGCTCAAGAATTAGATGCTTACATAGGTGGGCGTGTTACGAAAGTTCAGCTTCCTGATGTAACAGGTCCTATAAATCAAATTTATAAAAATAGCATCTTTTTAGATAACATAAAAGAATTTCAAACGGATTTATTATTAAAAGAGAGCAAGCATATACAATATGCAATACAAACAATGGACTATGAAAAAAATGATATAAAATATAAATTATTAATTAAGCCGATAAAAGAAAAAGGCGGATCAGTAACATATATTTATGCGATGGCTTCTTTACAGCCCGTAGATGAGGCTGTACAAATGGTGCAAGATTATTATATCTATATCATTGCATTTGTAGTCGTTCTTATTTTTTTAGCTTCGTTCTATTACTCAAAACAAATTGCAAAGCCATTATTGAAAATAAATGATACAACGAAGAAAATAGCGCATTTAGACTTCACAGAAAAAATACCGATTACTTCAAAAGATGAAATTGGGGATTTATCAAAAAATATTAATGTGCTATCAAATAAACTCCATTCGCATATTGGACAGTTAGAAGAAGATATTGAAAAGGAAAGAAAGTTAGAAAAGACGCGAAAAGAATTCATTTCTGGTGTTTCACATGAATTAAAAACACCGCTAAGTATTATGAAAAGCTGTATTTCTATTTTAAAAGACGGGGTAGCTGAACATAAAAAAGAGTATTATTTTCAGGCAATGGAGAGAGAAGTAGACAAAATGGATACGTTAATTTTGGATATGCTTGAGCTAGCTAAATTTGAATCTGGTACATATAAAATGAAAAAGGATTCGTTTTATATTGATACAGTAATTGAAGATATATGTGAACATCTATCTGTGGAAATAGAGAAAAAAGAACTTCATGTTCATAAAAATATATGTTCATTTGAAGTGATTGCAAATCAAGGCCGGATTGAACAAGTCATCGTGAACTTTATTACGAATGCCATACGCTACACACCAAATAAAGAGGATATTATTATTTCTACAATAGATGAGAAGGATCGTATAAAAGTGTGTATTGAAAATAAAGGTACTCACATTGAAGAAGAACAATTAGATAAAATTTGGGATCGTTTTTATCGCGTGGATACAGCTCGTCAGCGTTCACAAGGTGGGACGGGGCTTGGGCTTGCCATTTCAAAGAACATTTTAGAACTACATGATGCTGAATATGGGGTAAAAAATACAGAAAATGGTGTGTTATTTTACTTCTATTTACCGAAAAAAGCGTAG
- a CDS encoding response regulator transcription factor, whose protein sequence is MSKNILIVEDEDILREILKDYFLSEQYVVFEARDGKEALVIFEQEKVDLVILDIMLPELDGWSVCRRIRKTSEVPIIMLTARVDEDDTLLGFELGADDYVTKPYSPPILLARAKRLLESRKASKKPLENEDDTLSIHGIHVHFPSRTVTVDEADVSLTHTEFEILVYFMKNQGIVLTREQLISRIWGYEFAGDDRTVNSHIRNLRNKLGEKAKYITTVVRTGYKFEGNV, encoded by the coding sequence ATGTCAAAAAACATTTTAATTGTGGAAGATGAAGATATTTTGCGTGAAATATTAAAAGATTATTTTTTGAGTGAGCAATATGTAGTGTTTGAAGCAAGAGATGGAAAAGAAGCTTTAGTTATATTTGAGCAAGAAAAGGTGGATTTAGTTATTTTAGACATTATGTTGCCAGAACTCGATGGATGGTCTGTTTGCCGAAGGATTAGGAAGACGTCCGAGGTGCCTATTATTATGCTGACGGCGCGCGTAGATGAAGACGATACGTTACTTGGTTTTGAACTTGGAGCAGATGACTATGTGACGAAGCCGTATAGTCCGCCAATTTTATTAGCAAGAGCGAAACGATTATTAGAAAGTAGAAAAGCATCGAAGAAACCTTTAGAGAACGAAGATGATACGTTATCGATTCATGGCATCCATGTCCATTTTCCGTCGCGTACTGTTACTGTTGATGAGGCAGATGTTAGTTTAACGCATACGGAGTTTGAAATATTGGTGTATTTCATGAAAAATCAAGGAATCGTTTTAACGCGAGAGCAACTCATTTCAAGAATTTGGGGATATGAATTTGCTGGCGATGATCGAACGGTGAATAGCCATATTCGTAATTTAAGAAATAAATTAGGAGAGAAAGCAAAGTATATTACAACTGTAGTACGAACTGGTTATAAATTTGAGGGGAATGTATGA
- a CDS encoding class D sortase, whose product MKILNYIGIILMAIGLFMGAYYAVEWYKGKSSAQQLTKKELKSLENIQDNELSSETPVTSQVPSSQTEHKEGEKVAMLNIPKIGKKFSIYWGADDTTLKKGVGMFVSDLTTTPSGGGHTVLSGHRDTVFTDLGELKEKDTLVLEYDNKIYTYEIQKTWITHADDRTVIIKKEEPVLTLTTCYPFDYIGDAPDRYIIEAKLTASYSK is encoded by the coding sequence ATGAAGATACTCAATTATATCGGTATCATATTGATGGCTATAGGGCTATTTATGGGAGCATATTACGCTGTCGAATGGTATAAAGGAAAAAGCTCTGCTCAACAATTAACAAAAAAAGAACTAAAGAGCCTTGAAAATATACAAGATAATGAACTTTCTTCCGAAACACCTGTAACTTCCCAAGTGCCTTCTTCTCAAACAGAACATAAAGAAGGAGAAAAGGTAGCGATGTTAAACATACCAAAAATAGGGAAGAAGTTTTCTATATATTGGGGAGCGGATGATACGACTTTGAAAAAAGGAGTGGGTATGTTCGTTAGTGATTTAACGACAACGCCATCTGGAGGTGGACATACTGTTTTGAGTGGACACCGGGATACTGTATTTACCGATTTAGGGGAGTTAAAAGAAAAAGATACGCTTGTTTTAGAGTATGATAATAAAATTTACACATATGAAATTCAAAAGACGTGGATTACCCACGCGGATGATCGTACTGTTATTATAAAAAAAGAAGAACCGGTATTAACACTGACGACTTGCTATCCATTTGATTATATAGGGGATGCACCAGATAGATATATTATCGAGGCGAAGTTAACGGCTAGTTATTCAAAATGA
- a CDS encoding LPXTG cell wall anchor domain-containing protein codes for MKKKLLPICAMALLTVGYSSVASASTGTLTKEEAAQIQQDIAKKEAAIQAQQKNDTEKKQAAQAQEKNEVAKKQAAQVQEKEKSNMAKEVVAPQVKEKEAIAKKEAGEKLPNTASNNVAMMGLSACLVALGTLFGLNRRNKVKA; via the coding sequence ATGAAAAAGAAACTATTACCAATTTGTGCGATGGCACTTTTAACAGTAGGATATTCTTCAGTAGCAAGTGCTTCAACTGGAACATTGACAAAGGAAGAAGCAGCGCAAATACAGCAAGATATAGCAAAAAAAGAAGCAGCGATTCAGGCGCAGCAAAAAAATGATACAGAGAAAAAACAAGCGGCGCAAGCGCAAGAGAAGAATGAAGTAGCGAAAAAGCAAGCGGCACAAGTACAAGAAAAAGAAAAAAGTAATATGGCTAAAGAAGTAGTAGCGCCACAAGTGAAAGAAAAGGAAGCTATTGCAAAAAAAGAAGCTGGAGAGAAATTACCAAACACAGCATCTAATAATGTAGCAATGATGGGACTAAGCGCATGTCTTGTAGCACTAGGTACATTATTTGGTTTGAATCGTCGGAATAAAGTTAAGGCATAA
- the hpt gene encoding hypoxanthine phosphoribosyltransferase, translating into MNIEIKDTLISEEQLQEKVKELALQIESDFEGEEIVVIAVLKGSFVFAADLIRHIKNDVTIDFISASSYGNQTETTGKVKLLKDIDVNITGKNVIVVEDIIDSGLTLHFLKDHFFMHKPKALKFCTLLDKPERRKVDLTAEYVGFQIPDEFIVGYGIDCAEKYRNLPFIASVVTE; encoded by the coding sequence ATGAATATTGAAATAAAAGACACTTTAATTTCTGAAGAACAATTACAAGAAAAAGTAAAAGAACTAGCACTTCAAATCGAAAGTGACTTTGAAGGAGAAGAAATCGTAGTCATTGCTGTATTAAAAGGATCTTTCGTATTTGCTGCTGATTTAATTCGTCACATTAAAAACGATGTAACAATCGACTTTATTTCTGCATCTAGCTACGGAAATCAAACAGAAACAACTGGAAAAGTTAAACTATTAAAAGATATCGATGTAAACATTACTGGAAAAAACGTCATTGTCGTAGAAGACATTATCGATTCTGGTTTAACACTTCATTTCCTAAAAGACCACTTCTTTATGCATAAACCAAAGGCACTCAAGTTCTGTACATTACTTGATAAGCCAGAACGTCGTAAAGTAGACTTAACAGCTGAATATGTTGGCTTCCAAATTCCAGACGAATTCATCGTTGGATACGGTATCGACTGTGCAGAAAAATATCGTAACTTACCATTCATTGCTTCAGTTGTAACGGAATAA
- a CDS encoding diacylglycerol/lipid kinase family protein — translation MTKTKFEKVLLIVNPKAGQGDLHTNLTKIVPPLAAAFPDLHILHTKKQGDATKYCQEFASKVDLIIVFGGDGTVFECTNGLAPLETRPTLAIIPGGTCNDFSRTLGVPQNIAEAAKLITKEHVKPVDVAKANGQHFLNFWGIGLVSEVSNNIDAEEKAKLGKIGYYLSTIRTVKNAETFPVKITYDGQVYEDEAVLVMVGNGEYLGGIPSFIPNVKCDDGTLDIFVVKSTGIQAFKDYIGKKLFEDSNENDIFHVKAKSIHIETEEEKEVDTDGESSLHTPCQIELLQGHFTMIYNPAVV, via the coding sequence ATGACAAAAACAAAATTTGAAAAAGTACTCCTCATCGTAAATCCAAAAGCTGGACAAGGCGACTTACATACAAATTTAACGAAAATCGTACCACCTCTTGCCGCAGCTTTTCCTGACTTACATATCCTTCATACGAAAAAACAAGGTGATGCAACAAAATATTGCCAAGAGTTTGCTAGTAAAGTAGATTTAATTATCGTCTTTGGTGGTGACGGAACAGTATTTGAATGCACAAACGGCTTAGCACCTCTTGAAACTAGACCTACACTTGCAATCATTCCAGGCGGAACTTGCAATGACTTCTCTCGCACACTAGGCGTTCCGCAAAACATTGCAGAAGCAGCAAAACTTATCACAAAAGAACACGTAAAACCAGTTGATGTTGCAAAAGCAAATGGACAACATTTTTTAAACTTCTGGGGCATTGGACTCGTATCTGAAGTATCAAACAATATCGATGCAGAAGAAAAAGCAAAGCTTGGTAAAATCGGTTACTATTTAAGCACAATTCGAACTGTAAAAAATGCTGAAACATTCCCAGTTAAAATCACTTATGACGGACAAGTATATGAAGACGAAGCTGTTCTTGTCATGGTTGGAAACGGTGAATATCTTGGTGGTATTCCATCCTTTATTCCGAACGTAAAATGTGATGACGGAACACTTGATATTTTCGTAGTCAAATCAACAGGTATTCAAGCATTTAAAGATTACATCGGAAAAAAACTATTTGAAGACTCAAATGAAAATGACATCTTCCACGTAAAAGCGAAATCCATTCATATCGAAACAGAGGAAGAAAAAGAAGTTGATACAGATGGAGAAAGCTCGCTTCATACACCTTGTCAAATTGAATTATTGCAAGGACACTTTACGATGATTTATAATCCTGCGGTTGTGTAA
- a CDS encoding DUF2199 domain-containing protein, with protein MKRRRKSGEKVQMSRFTLALCYRSEAPYYYYEVALHEREERFYLTSELCVMDDEYYFIRGCLEIPIIDYHENFIWTVWVSLSKESYDEVLEKWDERGRENSDPYFGWLSVEIPFYPETLNLKTNVHIREVGTAPYIELEPTEHPLAIEQRNGITLERVKEIQEMIQQYN; from the coding sequence ATGAAAAGAAGAAGAAAATCTGGAGAAAAAGTACAAATGAGTCGTTTTACACTTGCTTTATGCTACCGAAGTGAAGCACCATATTATTATTACGAGGTAGCGCTCCATGAAAGAGAGGAACGCTTCTATTTAACGTCAGAACTTTGCGTAATGGATGATGAATATTACTTTATTAGAGGTTGTTTAGAGATTCCTATCATTGATTACCACGAAAATTTCATATGGACTGTGTGGGTATCACTTAGTAAAGAAAGTTATGATGAAGTATTAGAAAAGTGGGATGAGAGAGGCCGAGAAAATAGTGATCCTTATTTTGGTTGGTTATCTGTAGAAATACCATTTTATCCAGAAACATTAAATTTAAAAACAAATGTACATATAAGAGAAGTTGGAACGGCACCGTATATTGAATTAGAGCCAACCGAGCATCCTTTAGCGATCGAACAAAGAAATGGAATTACTTTAGAGAGAGTGAAAGAAATACAAGAAATGATTCAACAATATAACTAG
- a CDS encoding Rpn family recombination-promoting nuclease/putative transposase: MFNQQLVNLRIDFAFKQLFGTNGSEDILIAFLNAMLQESLESPIASLQLEDPHLHREYEEDKLSILDISATLNTGTKVNVEIQLNNNHDMVKRSLYYWGRLYTSQLQKGMPYSALHKTITINLLNFVMFSEHPAFHTTSILWNTQQQKILSEDIEIHIIEIPKLTEQWHEEKVNPWKDPFVRWLLLLSANEDEHLTKLLEDIAMNQDPILQKAINKWERMSQDSSFRQAYDAREKVLMDEAAKFAHAETEGIKRGMEQGIKKGLEKGIEKGIEKGIQQGKIQMIKNMYDLGIPLETIAKASKLSLHEIEHILGYK, from the coding sequence TTGTTCAACCAACAGTTAGTTAATTTACGCATTGATTTTGCATTTAAACAATTGTTTGGTACGAATGGTAGCGAAGATATTCTAATTGCATTTTTAAATGCTATGTTACAAGAGTCTTTAGAGTCGCCCATTGCTTCTCTACAACTAGAAGATCCACATTTACACAGGGAATATGAAGAGGATAAGTTATCTATTTTAGACATTTCAGCGACATTAAACACAGGAACAAAAGTTAATGTAGAAATACAACTCAATAATAATCACGATATGGTTAAACGCAGTTTATATTATTGGGGAAGACTATACACATCTCAACTACAAAAAGGGATGCCCTACAGTGCACTTCACAAAACCATCACCATAAACTTACTAAACTTCGTAATGTTTTCGGAACACCCAGCCTTCCATACAACGAGCATATTATGGAATACACAACAACAAAAAATCCTGAGTGAAGACATAGAAATCCACATTATAGAAATTCCAAAGTTAACTGAACAATGGCATGAAGAAAAAGTAAATCCGTGGAAAGATCCATTTGTTCGTTGGCTTTTATTGCTTTCAGCAAATGAGGATGAGCACTTAACTAAACTATTGGAGGATATTGCTATGAACCAAGACCCTATTTTACAAAAAGCAATAAATAAATGGGAACGTATGAGTCAGGATTCTTCTTTCCGACAAGCCTATGACGCAAGGGAGAAAGTTTTAATGGATGAAGCAGCAAAATTCGCCCATGCAGAGACAGAAGGAATAAAAAGAGGAATGGAACAAGGAATTAAAAAAGGGCTTGAAAAAGGTATTGAAAAAGGCATTGAAAAAGGCATTCAACAGGGGAAAATTCAAATGATTAAAAATATGTATGATCTTGGTATACCACTTGAAACGATTGCTAAGGCAAGTAAATTAAGTTTGCATGAGATTGAGCATATTTTAGGATATAAATAG
- a CDS encoding DedA family protein, with protein MELHELLSYIEQYGYWALFFCLWLGIIGMPIPDEMIVMSGGFVSSVGILSVVPSFVLTYLGVVSGLSLGYILGKVFGTKVLHKLMKKKKAKYLIKSQEMVDKYGQYALVTSYFIPVVRHIVPYLVGMNNMPFKAYALYSYTTGFVWTLVYFVLGSLFGQHIERIVAVAIEYGVYFGGIVFIVTGILYLYRQKRITLMSK; from the coding sequence ATGGAATTACATGAATTATTATCCTATATCGAGCAGTACGGTTATTGGGCATTATTTTTCTGTTTATGGTTAGGTATTATCGGTATGCCAATTCCAGATGAAATGATTGTTATGAGCGGTGGTTTCGTATCTTCAGTAGGGATATTAAGTGTTGTTCCTTCATTTGTATTAACATATTTAGGTGTTGTATCAGGGCTTTCTTTAGGATATATATTAGGGAAGGTATTTGGCACGAAGGTACTCCATAAATTAATGAAAAAGAAAAAAGCGAAGTATTTGATAAAATCACAAGAAATGGTTGATAAATACGGACAGTACGCGTTAGTCACAAGTTACTTCATACCAGTTGTAAGACATATCGTACCGTATTTAGTTGGAATGAATAACATGCCATTTAAGGCGTATGCTTTGTATTCTTATACGACAGGCTTTGTTTGGACACTCGTTTATTTCGTACTAGGTTCTTTATTTGGACAACATATTGAAAGAATTGTAGCAGTTGCGATAGAGTATGGTGTGTATTTTGGCGGGATTGTTTTTATAGTTACAGGTATTCTTTATTTATATAGACAAAAAAGAATCACATTGATGAGTAAATAG
- a CDS encoding class I SAM-dependent methyltransferase has product MQLITFLHEFIKHPKHTGAIAPSSKILAKKMVDVIDFNRAKCIVELGPGTGVFTKEIMKRKKKETIFLLIEINEVFCKELKRKFKDEQNVIVVHGSAENIKKYMEEFNIKCIDYILSGLPFTSLPEEVSKRILNNAMEVIHENGEFITFQYSLVKKGFIEHFFPEITLEKVWLNFPPAYVFSCKKELRRAYA; this is encoded by the coding sequence ATGCAACTCATAACATTCTTACATGAATTTATTAAACATCCGAAACATACTGGTGCAATTGCGCCAAGTTCAAAAATATTAGCAAAGAAGATGGTAGATGTAATTGATTTTAATAGAGCGAAATGCATTGTAGAGTTAGGTCCTGGTACAGGAGTCTTTACGAAAGAAATTATGAAGAGAAAGAAGAAGGAAACAATATTTCTTCTTATTGAAATTAATGAAGTGTTTTGCAAAGAGCTAAAGAGAAAGTTTAAAGATGAGCAGAACGTCATAGTTGTACACGGTTCAGCTGAAAATATAAAGAAGTATATGGAAGAGTTCAATATAAAATGCATTGATTACATTTTATCAGGATTACCTTTCACTTCTTTACCAGAAGAAGTTTCAAAGCGCATTTTAAACAATGCGATGGAAGTGATACATGAGAATGGTGAATTCATTACATTTCAATATTCACTTGTGAAAAAAGGCTTTATAGAGCATTTCTTTCCTGAAATTACGCTAGAGAAAGTGTGGCTCAATTTCCCACCAGCGTATGTCTTTAGCTGTAAAAAAGAGCTAAGGAGAGCATATGCATAA
- a CDS encoding ABC transporter permease: protein MTLSSIALRNIQRNFKDYFVYFASMIFSIVIYFTFKALQYNSQMEKAAEASKKISGAFQVSSVMLIIFVAVFIIYSNGFFTRKRKKEVGLYSLLGIRKRQIGKMLFYENMLMGLMSLVIGIAIGSVLSKLFLELLVNMMGLNLNVHFEVPMAAIIDTAIIFFVIILYTSLQGYRLIYRFKLIELFRAEREGEAMPKGSVIMALISVVLIGSGYFLALMFMKAVKYADFMAVALYILLATVLGTYLLFMFFTVFVLKRARNNKSSFYNGMNMVTTSQLLYRIKGNAKSLATISILSAVTLTAVGTSVTMYYNTFTQSKAAMPYSYSYEKKDAELDKKVNAIFAEEKKDHPIKDQVEIETVPVKGKFEGEKVDFILNMNYTISEKYQFMSQSEFNKLAKKIEAETVNVTAGEAIIYDSSYIEGHEFSPQYKGNKVVFQIGNETKKLTIQAANDNAITNLGELVVVVSDEMYEQAKQAFGTRIVKNIDVKDERNSKVLTEKLAKVMPTGVSEMAPPFRDFYTGFHMGLEATGLMMFIGLFLGLVFLLATGSIIYFKQLTEASADRDRYIVLHKVGVTKQEMKKAIAKQVSFIFAIPLVIGILHSLFALKGLGNILPFEIMIPLLISIGVYGAIYIGYYFLTVRSYYKIVSAK from the coding sequence ATGACCTTATCTAGCATTGCCCTCCGCAACATACAGCGGAACTTTAAAGACTACTTTGTATATTTTGCATCAATGATATTTAGTATTGTAATTTACTTTACATTTAAAGCACTACAATATAATTCACAAATGGAAAAAGCAGCAGAAGCTTCTAAAAAGATTAGTGGTGCATTTCAAGTTTCCAGTGTGATGCTTATCATTTTCGTAGCAGTGTTCATTATATATTCGAACGGATTCTTTACACGTAAACGTAAAAAAGAAGTTGGGCTATATTCTTTATTAGGTATTCGAAAAAGACAAATTGGTAAAATGCTCTTTTATGAAAATATGTTAATGGGATTAATGTCATTAGTAATCGGGATTGCAATCGGTAGTGTCCTTTCAAAATTATTCCTTGAGTTATTAGTAAATATGATGGGATTAAATTTAAACGTTCATTTTGAAGTACCAATGGCAGCAATTATTGATACAGCAATTATTTTCTTTGTGATTATTTTATATACATCACTCCAAGGATATCGTTTAATTTATCGCTTTAAGTTAATTGAACTTTTCCGCGCAGAACGTGAAGGAGAAGCAATGCCAAAAGGATCTGTTATTATGGCATTAATTTCAGTTGTCTTAATTGGTTCAGGTTATTTCTTAGCATTAATGTTCATGAAGGCCGTTAAATATGCAGACTTTATGGCAGTTGCACTTTATATTTTACTGGCGACAGTATTAGGTACGTACTTACTATTTATGTTCTTTACAGTATTCGTATTGAAACGTGCAAGAAATAATAAATCATCGTTTTATAACGGTATGAATATGGTAACGACGTCACAGCTACTATATCGTATTAAAGGAAATGCAAAGTCACTTGCGACAATTTCTATTTTAAGTGCGGTAACATTAACAGCGGTTGGTACGTCAGTTACGATGTATTACAACACATTTACACAATCAAAAGCAGCTATGCCATACAGTTATTCTTACGAGAAGAAAGATGCAGAGCTTGATAAGAAAGTAAATGCGATTTTTGCAGAAGAGAAGAAAGATCATCCGATCAAAGATCAAGTTGAAATTGAGACAGTTCCTGTAAAAGGGAAGTTTGAAGGAGAGAAAGTTGATTTCATTCTTAATATGAATTACACGATTTCAGAGAAATATCAATTTATGTCTCAATCTGAATTTAACAAGCTTGCTAAAAAAATTGAGGCAGAAACAGTGAATGTAACTGCTGGTGAAGCAATTATATATGATAGTTCGTATATTGAAGGGCATGAGTTTAGCCCTCAATATAAAGGGAATAAAGTAGTATTCCAAATTGGAAATGAAACGAAGAAATTAACGATTCAAGCCGCAAATGATAATGCAATTACAAACTTAGGTGAACTAGTTGTTGTCGTTTCCGATGAAATGTATGAACAAGCGAAACAAGCATTTGGAACACGTATTGTAAAAAATATTGATGTAAAAGATGAAAGAAACAGTAAAGTGTTAACGGAAAAATTAGCAAAAGTGATGCCAACTGGTGTATCAGAAATGGCACCACCATTTAGAGACTTCTATACTGGTTTCCATATGGGACTGGAAGCAACTGGACTAATGATGTTCATCGGACTATTCTTAGGTTTAGTCTTCCTATTAGCGACAGGATCAATCATTTACTTTAAGCAGCTTACAGAAGCAAGTGCTGACCGTGATCGTTACATTGTCCTTCATAAAGTCGGGGTTACAAAACAAGAAATGAAAAAAGCTATTGCAAAACAAGTAAGCTTTATCTTTGCAATTCCACTAGTAATCGGAATCCTGCACAGCTTGTTTGCATTAAAAGGTTTAGGGAACATACTACCATTTGAAATTATGATTCCGCTTCTAATTAGTATCGGAGTATACGGCGCTATTTATATTGGATATTACTTCTTAACAGTTCGTTCTTATTATAAGATCGTGAGTGCGAAGTAA